A window of Sodalis praecaptivus genomic DNA:
GCCGCAGGCGAACTTATTTTTCACCCAGACTTCCGCCCGGTCGCCGCGGCGTTCGCCGCTGAATTCACCGACAAATTGTTGCCGGTCGGATACCGAGTAGCCATAGTCGTAGTTTTGCAGCTCCTGATGGGTATGGCGGCGCAAAAAGCCTTCGGTATAGCCGCGGTGGGCCAGCCCTTCCAGGGTCGTGAGCAGGCTGGGATCAAAGGGTTTGCCGGCGACGGCGTCGTCAATCGCCCGGCGATAGACCTGGGCCGTGCGGGCGCAATAGTAAAACGACTTGGTGCGCCCCTCGATTTTCAACGAATGTACGCCGATGGCCGCCAACCGTTCCACATGCTGCACCGCGCGCAGATCGCGGGAGTTCATAATATAGGTGCCGTGCTGATCCTCGAAGGCGGACAGGTATTCGCCGGGGCGTTGTCCCTCCTCAAGCATGAAAACCTGGTCCGTCGGCGCCCCTTCGCCCAGCGGCGCATCAATTTCCGTTACCGGGATAGACGACGCGTGGACGATATTGCCCACCTCGTCTTCCATACCTTCATGCACCTTGTATTCCCAGCGGCAGGCGTTGGTGCAGGTGCCTTGATTGGGATCGCGCTTATTGATATAGCCCGACAGCAGACAGCGGCCGGAATAGGCCATACACAGCGCGCCGTGCACAAACACCTCGATTTCCATTTCCGGCACGTGGGCGCGGATCTCGCCTATCTCTTCCAAAGACAATTCCCGCGACAAAATGACGCGGCTCAGGCCGGCCTGTTGCCAAAATTTCACCGTAGCCCAGTTAACCGCATTGGCCTGTACCGATAAATGTATCGGCATGGCCGGAAACGCCTCGCGAACCAGCATAATCAGGCCGGGATCCGACATAATCAGGGCATCCGGCCCCATGGCGATAACGGGCTGCAGATCGCGCAAAAAGGTTTTTAGCTTGGCGTTGTGCGGGGCGATATTCACCACTACGTAGAATTTTTTGCCCCACTGATGGGCTTGCGCGATGCCCAACGCCAGATTCTGGTGATTGAATTCATTATTGCGCACCCGCAGGCTATAGCGGGGCTGGCCGGCATAAACCGCGTCGGCGCCATAGGCAAAGGCGTAGCGCATATTTTTTAGCGAGCCGGCGGGAGAAAGTAATTCCGGTGTCAACATGGGTCCCTCGTCTGATGTCAGGTCAGGCTGCCCTGCATGGGCAGTATTGCGGCGGCGATTTTAGCGCCTAAAGGAGAAAAAAGCAGGAGGTAATGGCGGGAAGGGCGGTTTTTCGGCCGGCGGCTTGATCCCGGGCAATAAACGCCGCCGCGCACAACCAGACCGGCGCGGGGCGCCGGCCTGGAGTGGCTAGTGGGTCATATCCTTGATTTCCAGGGTGATGGCGAGGGCCATTGCTGCCCTGATACCCTGTTTTGCCGCTTTGAGCGAATTATAAGGATTGCTGTGGCCTATAATCTGCTGATTCTTCCCGCGCAGCACAAAATAAGCGGCGTCATCGCTGTTCTGTTTCAGTTCATAATTGGTTTCATCCGGCGCAACATACCGGGCGAAAGTGATGGCATTCTCGGCGGAGGCTTTGCTGGAAAACGTTTCGCTGTGGAGAATAGTCTCACCATTGTTCCCTTTTAGATGAAAAAGGAAGTGTCCATTTCGCACTTTTTGTAGCTCATAATGACCGGTTGACATACAAGCCCTCCTCTTCTGTTCGGCGCTTTCGCGCTCTTGGCAGTATAGGAGAGGATTCTGAATTTCACCGTGGCTGAATCGGTTATTTTAACTCGCAGGGGGTCGATTCCCAGCGATAGCCCACGCCATAGACCGCCCGGATAAACGCCTCCTCCTCCGCCAGGCTTTCGAGCTTTCGGCGCAAGTTTTTGATATGGCTATCAATCGTGCGGTCGGTCACCACCCGATAATCGTCATACAGCTGGTTGAGCAAGGCTTCGCGGGAAAAGACTTTTCCCGGCGCGCTGGAGAGAATTTTCAAAAGCCGCAGCTCCGCCGGGGTCAAGTCCAGCGGCACGCCCCGGTAGCTGGCCTGGAAACGGCTCTCATCAATATGGAGCGCGGCGGCCTGTTCGGCGGGCGCGCGGCTACCGCTGCGCCGTAAAATCGCTTTCACCCGCGCCACCACTTCGCGCGGGCTATAGGGTTTGCAAATATAGTCATCGGCGCCGATTTCCAGCCCGAGCAGGCGATCGATTTCCTCGGTTTTCGCGGTGATCATGATCACCGGCACGTCGGAGAAGCGCCGTAGGTCGCGACACACGCTTAAACCGTCCCGGCCCGGCAACATGAGATCGAGCAGCACCAGGTCGGCGCGCTCCGATTGCAAATAATCGATGACGCCGTCGCCGCGGGTGAGCCAGCGCGTGCGGTAGTCCGCCGCCTCAAGGTAATCCACCAGCAATTGTCCCAGTTTGGGCTCATCTTCCACGACAAGGATAATCGGCGCAGCGGTTGTGTCTTCAGTCATAGACGGTTACGGGTCTGGGGTCGAGGGGTAATTCTAGCGTGATTTGCAACCCGCCTAAAGGCGAATCTGCGGCGCTGATTTGCCCGCCGTGCGCGTCGACGATGTTGTGACAAATCGCCAGACCCAGCCCCGATCCCCCGCTGGCGCGATTGCGTGACCCTTCCGTGCGGTAAAAACGTTCAAAAATATGCGGCAGCTGGTGCGGTTCCACGCCCGGCGCGCTGTCGAAAAAGCGCAGGGTAAGCCTGCCGTCGTCCACGTCGCCCACGATGCGCAACTGACCGCCCTCATCGGTATAGCGCAGGCTGTTCTCCAGCACATTATGGAATAATTGGCTCAGACGTTCCGCATCGCCGAATACCGTGACCGACGGCGGCAACTGCTGGCTGAGCGCAATGTTTTTTAGCTGAAAACGGTCGGCGAAGCCCTCCAGCGACCTTTCCAGCAGCGGCACCAGGTCCAACCTGGCTTTGCGGTAACTCAGCGCCCCCGAATCCGAGAGGGAAAGCTGATGCAGATCCGCCACCAGTTTGGTAAGCAGTGCCACCTCCCCCAGCAGCGAGCTCAGCGATTCCGGCCCGGCACGCCTGACGCCGTCCTGCAACGCCTCCAGTTCGCCGCGCAGCACCGCCAGCGGCGTGCGCAGCTCGTGGGACACATCGGCCATAAACGCCCGGCGCGTGGCCTGATTTTTTTCCAGCGTCATCGCCAACAGGTTGAAATCCCGTGCCAGCCGGCCTAACTCATCGCGCGAGCTTTCCGGCACGCGGGCCGAGAAATCGCCGGCGGCCAGCCTGTGGGTCGCGATAATGAGACGTTTGACCGGCGCCAGCAGACCGCGGGCGGTGAACCAGGCCACCGCCGCCGCCAGCAGCGCGGCCAGGGCCACGATAAGCCAGCTGGTACGGCGCTGCTGAGTGTCGAAGGTGATATCGGCGTTGCGGGTCAGCCGCTCTATAGGTGTGGACACCAGCCAGCCGACGATTTGGTCATCGGCGCGGATAGCATAGCGCGGCCCTTCAGCGGGCGGAGGGCCGGGCGGGCCGACCAGTTTTCGCTGGCGGTTATCCAGCACCCAAATTTGCGTGCGCCAGCCGTGAGGTGGTAAATCGCGGCTCTCTTCGGCGCTCTGCTCAAACGAACGCAGCAGCTGATACACCAGCCGCTGATTATTATGGAGAAATTCCCAACTGCCGTGCAGGGCGTACTGCTCCGCCAGTGCGTTGCCGAGCAGGCTTATACGCTGGGTGTTGCTGCGTTTAATATAGTGGATAAAACCGTGCTCGAAACTGACCCTCACGCCCCACTGCATGGTGATGACCACCAGCATACAGGTGGCAAACAGGGCGAAAAACAATTTGGCGGTGATCCCGTAGCGCATCAGGAACCCTCGCCGTTACGCTGGGCGAGCGCCGCGTTTTGTCCGCTATCCGCCGGCACGCGGGCGAAAACCAGCGCCGGCAGCGCAATCACCACCGCCATGCACAAGTAGGTAGCGATAAAGACGGCATGCATATTGGTGCTGCCGTCCAGGGTATGGGCCGGTACAAACAGACCAAGCAGTATGCCGGCAATGGTGACCCCGAGGCTCATCGATAGCTGCATAACCATCGACAATAGGCTGTTGCCGCCGCTGGCCAGCGAATCCGGCAGATCTTTCAAGGTCAGCGTATTCATCGAGGTAAAACGCATCGCATTCACCACCCCTTGCAGCAGCAGCACCACGGGAATCGCGTATAGCCAGCCCGCCAGCGCGACCAGGGGAAAAAGCAGGTTAATCACCGCCAGTCCCAAGGTGGCGCCGGTCAGCACATGCCGATAACCGAACCGATTAACGATCTGTACTATCAGCCGCTTGGTGCCCATGCTGCCGATGACCATCGGTATCATCATCAGCCCAGCGTGAAAAGGGCTAAAACCGAGACCCAACTGCAAAAACAGCGGCGTCATGAACGGCAGCATGCCGCTGCCGATCCGTCCGAGTAAACTGCCGGTCAGGCCCAGGGAAAAAGTAGGCGTGTCAAACAGACGCAACGTAAACAGGGCATTGTCGTTGCCGCGCGCGTGCAGGTAATAACACAGCAGCGCCAGCACGCCGACCACCACCAGCGCCGTCACGTTGGCCAGGCTGATATTCAGGCTCTTATGCCCGTCAAGCGCCAGCGTTAACGTCGCCATGCCCAGCGCCAGCAGCAGGAAGCCGCCAAAATCAAAGCGTCGGGTCTGCATGGTGTAATTGGGCATCAGCCACCAGGTCACCATGGCGCCGATAATGCCCACCGGCAAGTTGATGAGGAATATCCAG
This region includes:
- a CDS encoding YegP family protein; amino-acid sequence: MSTGHYELQKVRNGHFLFHLKGNNGETILHSETFSSKASAENAITFARYVAPDETNYELKQNSDDAAYFVLRGKNQQIIGHSNPYNSLKAAKQGIRAAMALAITLEIKDMTH
- the baeS gene encoding two-component system sensor histidine kinase BaeS, whose protein sequence is MRYGITAKLFFALFATCMLVVITMQWGVRVSFEHGFIHYIKRSNTQRISLLGNALAEQYALHGSWEFLHNNQRLVYQLLRSFEQSAEESRDLPPHGWRTQIWVLDNRQRKLVGPPGPPPAEGPRYAIRADDQIVGWLVSTPIERLTRNADITFDTQQRRTSWLIVALAALLAAAVAWFTARGLLAPVKRLIIATHRLAAGDFSARVPESSRDELGRLARDFNLLAMTLEKNQATRRAFMADVSHELRTPLAVLRGELEALQDGVRRAGPESLSSLLGEVALLTKLVADLHQLSLSDSGALSYRKARLDLVPLLERSLEGFADRFQLKNIALSQQLPPSVTVFGDAERLSQLFHNVLENSLRYTDEGGQLRIVGDVDDGRLTLRFFDSAPGVEPHQLPHIFERFYRTEGSRNRASGGSGLGLAICHNIVDAHGGQISAADSPLGGLQITLELPLDPRPVTVYD
- the baeR gene encoding two-component system response regulator BaeR, which translates into the protein MTEDTTAAPIILVVEDEPKLGQLLVDYLEAADYRTRWLTRGDGVIDYLQSERADLVLLDLMLPGRDGLSVCRDLRRFSDVPVIMITAKTEEIDRLLGLEIGADDYICKPYSPREVVARVKAILRRSGSRAPAEQAAALHIDESRFQASYRGVPLDLTPAELRLLKILSSAPGKVFSREALLNQLYDDYRVVTDRTIDSHIKNLRRKLESLAEEEAFIRAVYGVGYRWESTPCELK
- the mdtD gene encoding multidrug transporter subunit MdtD, whose product is MFRLLFRSRTEHTPPAQSATVRWQLWTVAFGFFMQTLDTTIVNTALPSMAHSLNESPLRMHSVIVSYVLTVAVMLPASGWLADRFGVKKVFFSAIVLFTLGSLLCARATSLQDLVMSRVMQGVGGAMMVPVGRLTVMKIVPRAQYMAAMAFVTLPGQIGPLVGPALGGFLVEYASWHWIFLINLPVGIIGAMVTWWLMPNYTMQTRRFDFGGFLLLALGMATLTLALDGHKSLNISLANVTALVVVGVLALLCYYLHARGNDNALFTLRLFDTPTFSLGLTGSLLGRIGSGMLPFMTPLFLQLGLGFSPFHAGLMMIPMVIGSMGTKRLIVQIVNRFGYRHVLTGATLGLAVINLLFPLVALAGWLYAIPVVLLLQGVVNAMRFTSMNTLTLKDLPDSLASGGNSLLSMVMQLSMSLGVTIAGILLGLFVPAHTLDGSTNMHAVFIATYLCMAVVIALPALVFARVPADSGQNAALAQRNGEGS
- the yegQ gene encoding tRNA 5-hydroxyuridine modification protein YegQ, giving the protein MLTPELLSPAGSLKNMRYAFAYGADAVYAGQPRYSLRVRNNEFNHQNLALGIAQAHQWGKKFYVVVNIAPHNAKLKTFLRDLQPVIAMGPDALIMSDPGLIMLVREAFPAMPIHLSVQANAVNWATVKFWQQAGLSRVILSRELSLEEIGEIRAHVPEMEIEVFVHGALCMAYSGRCLLSGYINKRDPNQGTCTNACRWEYKVHEGMEDEVGNIVHASSIPVTEIDAPLGEGAPTDQVFMLEEGQRPGEYLSAFEDQHGTYIMNSRDLRAVQHVERLAAIGVHSLKIEGRTKSFYYCARTAQVYRRAIDDAVAGKPFDPSLLTTLEGLAHRGYTEGFLRRHTHQELQNYDYGYSVSDRQQFVGEFSGERRGDRAEVWVKNKFACGDSVELMTPQGNIRFTVTSMTNGQDDAIEVAPGNGHTIYLPVPPEVDVRFALLLRNLGGTTTRQPHGRPDAAIA